The nucleotide sequence CCACCGCTCTTGAGATAAGCCTTTGCGTTGTCAATCAGGATTTTTGCCTGTGTTGGCTGAGCAACGTCCTCAAAGATAACATCAACCTTAGTAACGAGTGCCCTGTATTCTTCGGGCTTTGTTGCATCTCCAAGGATTGGAACTATGTTTCTCCTTTCCTCAACAATCGGCACAAGCTCTCTCAAAACTCTCGGTGAGAACTCAATACCAAAGATTTTGCCCTCCCATCCAATGATATCACTCACGTGGGAAGCAGTTGTACCACTTGCAATTCCCAAATAGAGGACGCTCTTTCCGGGTTTAATAGGGAAGTTTTTGAGGCCGTTCATTATTGCAGCGCCAAGTTTTGACCTCCTTGGATTCCAAATTCTGTATTCTTCACCTTCCCACTTAACTATCCTCTCTCCATAAACTTTCTGTCCCGGAACTAAATTCTTAGTCGCAATTTTCTCGCTTCCATCTTCATCAATGAATATATAAACGCCAGGGAATTTGTGCTTTTTAATCTTCATCTATCTCACCTCCTTCTTCTACCCTTCTCTTTTCCGCCTTTGAACTTCTTTCCTTTTTCCTTCCCTTTGAACTTCTTACTCTTCTTGAACTTCTCCTTCTTTTTCTTCTTCGACTTCTCCTTCCTCTTTGGTGGGTTTGGATACTTCTCTTTAATTTCCTTGATTCTTGCCTCAAGCTCTTTCTTCAGCTCCTCAGCTATGTATTCACCTGAGAAGTAGTCCACACGAGCGGCGATTGCTAACTTACCAGCCAATGCTCTTGCAATCTTTCCACGCTGCCACCATGGAGACTTGTTGATTGCTGGGTACTGGTAGATAACACCGTGCTTTGGCGGCTTAGCACCAGTCCTTAAGTGCCTGAAGAGAGCTTTTTCAGCACCGAGGACTTGAATTGTTGAGGATGGCATCATTGCCAACTCTTTCAGTCCGCCAGCCAAACTTATTAAACGAGCGGCAAGCTTTGCACCAACAAGACCTTTGAGGTTTGGTGCAACATCATCCATCGCCCTGTCAATGTAATCTTCAATCTCTTCTCTAAGCTTGTAGAGGTCATCAATTTCCTTAGCAAAATCCTGAATTATCTTGATGTCCTTTTCATCCATCCATGCACCCATGGTCTTTTCTTTAGCCTTGAGAATCTTCTCGATTTTACCTTCGCTAAAGCCGAGTTTCTCAAGGTTTTCTTTAGTTGCATTCTCTCTGTGTCCTATGTTCTTAACAAATGCAACATACTGCGGGTGCTTTGGCAAAATTTCATCAAGCTCTGGGAAGTGAAGTGAGTACCACTCCCTAAGCCTTGAGACGAGCAGGTTTATGACCTTATCAATGTCATCTAAAGCTTCAATTGCCTGAATCACCATCTTATCCCTTGCACCGCTCTGCTCCTGAATCCTTAAGCGAGTCAAAGCCACGCCAACAGAATAATAGCGCTCAAACCACTCCTTGCCGAGGAACTCCTCGGGCTTTTCTCTGAGTATTTCTCCAGCCAAATTTGGAAATTCTGCATCTGCATTAAAGCCAAGCTCTTTAACAGCTCTGCTTAAGTCAGGGTGCTCAAAAACGAACTCATCATAACCTTTCTCCTTAAGCTCTTCGAGAAATGCAATTAAATCATCAGTAATCTCACCAGATAAGAGCTTATCCAAAGCTATCTCGGGCTTTTCTCTGTACTCTCTCTTGGCGATTAAGTTGCCACTCTCATCGAAGGCATAAATCCCTTGAACGTTTTCGCTTATGTAAGCTTTCATCAACATCACCTTCTTATCATTTTGCTAAAGAGATATAAAAGGATTGAGCTTTTAAACCTAAGCTTCTGCTTCAAGAAGATTAAAGTCCGAAATGGTTTATCTTAGTGAAGCTGTTAAAAACTTAGTATCAAAAACTAAAGGTTAGAAAAGCCTTTTTATATCTGAAACATATATCTGTAAATGGTGATACATATGCCGACAATTAAGATTTCCGTTACAGGTGAAAGTGTTTCTCCAACAAGAATGATAGTTAAAGGGAAGAAAACTGAGTATATCGTTGACAAGGATGATTCAAGTCCCCTCGAGTATATTCTTGCGGCATTGGCTGGCTGTATAAATATAGTTGGATTTATGGTTGCTAAGGACATGGACTTAAACATAGAGAAAATTTTCATAGAGATAGAGGGAAAGCTCAACACAGACAAACTCATGGGTAAAAACGTTGAAGATAGAGCGGGATATAAGGAGATTAAAGTGAAAGTGAAAGTTCAAGGGAACGTCGAAGAGGGGAAGCTCAAAGAATGGATGGCTAAAGTTGAAGAGAGATGTCCAATAGGAGATAACATAATGAACGAAACCCCCGTCTGTGTTGAAGTCGAAAAAGCTTAGCTCTTTACTTTCCCTTTTTAAAAAAGTTTAAAGAGAAAAATACTTACTTTAATCTTTTGATGGCAGATATGGAATTATCCAGCTCAGAAAGCTATCCAGACTTCTTGTTTGAATATAAAGAGTTCCTGTTCCATAGAACTCCGCCACTAATCCTTCTCCGCTCAAGAGAGTGCTCTTTAATCCACCAACTCTCCTCACTTTAAAGTCCAGCCCTTCGCTAAATGCAACTAAATGTCCTGTATCCAAGATAAAGTGCTCATTGTTTAACTCAACTTTCTGAATTGCGCCGTAGCTTGAGAGAAACACCACACCTCTTCCGCTCATTTTCAGAAGGAACAAACCCTCTCTCGCGAAAAATGTCTTTGCCCCTCCCCACTTTGTGTCGATGTTTATCTCAGCAGAGCTTGCCAAAAACGCCCCGCTCTGAGCATATAGCGTCCCGTCAATCTCAAAAACCTCAATGTCACCAGGATAAGGAGGTGCAAGCCCTATTTTTCCAGCCCCACCTTCAGCTCTAAAAATGTTTATGAAAAAGCTTTCTCCAGCTAAAAGAGACCTCTTGAGTGCTCCAAAAATTCCACCTTTTGCTTTCGTTTCCATCTTAATATTTGGACTCATAAAAACCATAGCACCAGATTCCGCTTGTAGTGCTTCCCCTTTCTCCAATTCAACTTCAACCAAACTAAAACTCGGCCTATGTTTTATCTCATACTTCACAAATATCACCTAAACTTTAACTATCAATAGTGGTATATATCACTTCCTATCGCTAATTGACGAAGAACAGTTGACTTTTTACCGAAAGACTTTTATAAGGGGGTTAGATATTTCCCAAAGAACGTCAAGTTCAACGCTTTTTACAGGTGATGCCAATGAGAAAACTGCTGAAGCCAGTTAAAGATGTCGGTATCGTGGGTTATGGCGCGTATATACCTATGTTCAGAATTAAAAATGCCGAAATCGGCAGAGTATGGGGGGTTAGCGGATTCCCAATTGAAGAAAAAGCTGTAAACAATCTCGATGAGGATGCATTAACAATAGGAATTGAGGCAGCAAGAAACGCCTTAAAGAGGGCTAAAATCGACCCCAAACTTATTAGGGCAATCTGGTTTGGTTCTGAGTCAAAACCTTACGCAGTTAAGCCTTCTGCAACCGTTATAGCTGAAGCAATTGGAGCAACTCCAGATTTAGACGCTGCAGATTTTGAATTTGCTTGTAAAGCTGGAACTGAGGCTTTGCAAGCAGCAATAGGTTTTGTTGGTTCTGGAATGGCAGAATATGCTATGGCAATTGGAGCCGACACTGCCCAAGGAAGACCTGGTGACCATCTTGAATTCACAGCAGCAGCTGGAGGAGCAGCTTACATCGTCGGAGAGAAGAGCTCAGAAACTTTAGCATACTTTGAAGGAAGCTACTCTTACGTTACGGACACCCCAGACTTCTGGAGAAGACAGCATGAGCACTATCCAAGACACGGGAACAGATTCACCGGAGAACCAGCTTACTTCCACCATGTGATTAGTGCCGCCAAAGGATTGATGGAAGAGTTAGGACTGACAGTTAATGATTTTGACTACGCTGTCTTCCACCAGCCAAACGTTAAGTTCCCACTTACAGCTGCAAAAATTTTGGGTATTCCAATTGAGAAAGTTAAACCCGGTCTTCTCAGCGGGGTGATAGGCAACACATACAGCGGTGCAACTTTAGTTGGAGTTTCTGCCGTTTTGGACATAGCAAAGCCCGGCGAGAGAATCCTTTGGGTTAGCTTTGGCTCTGGAGCAGGAAGCGACGCTTTCAGCTTAGTCGTACAAGATGCAATCGAGGAAAAGAGAGACTTGGCACCAAAGACGTGGGACTACATAAACAGGAAGAAGTACATTGACTATGCACTGTACGTGAAACACAGAGGAAAGCTCATTATGTGAGGTGGTTGAAATGAAAAAGGCTGTAATAATTGGAGTTGGCATGACTCCAGTTGGAGAGCACTGGAAGACAAGCCTGAGAGATCTGGCCGTTGAGGCTTTGCTGAATGCAATGGATGACGCTAACATTGACAAAGTTGATTCCCTTTATGTAGGAAACATGATTTCTGGGCCATTCGTTGAACAGGAAAATCTTGGAGCCTTAATTGCAGACTGGGCTGGTTTGGGACACATTCCAGCTGTAAAAATTGAGGCCGCTTGTGCCTCTGGAGGAGCTGCAGTTCAAGAAGGTGCTAAAGCTGTCATGAGCGGTCTTGAAGATGTCGTTGCTGTTGTTGGAGTGGAAAAGATGACGGATGTTTGGCCAAGTGATGCTACAAGATACTTGGCTTATGCTTCTGATGCTGAATGGGAGCTGTTCCACGGAGCAAGCTTTGTAGCTTTGAATGCCCTTGTCATGCGCTATTACATGCACACATATGGTTATACAGAGGAGGACTTAGCGTTATTCGCTGTTAATGCTCACATAAATGGTGCAAAAAACCCATATGCAATGTTTAAGAAGCCAATAAAGGTCGAGACAGTTTTGAAGAGTCCATACATAGCCGACCCGCTCAAGCTGTTTGATGCCTCTCCAGTCTGTGACGGTGCCGCAGCTGTTATCATAACAACGCCTGAAAAAGCGAAGGAGCTCGGAATTCCAAAAGAAAAGTGGGTTGAGATAGCTGGAATGGGAAGGGCAATTGATACAATCAACCTGGCAAACAGGAAGGACTTGCTCAGACTTAAAGCTGCAGAAGTTGCAGCCGAGAGAGCCTACAAGATGGCTGCTATAACACCAAAGGATGTTGACATCTTCGAGGTTCACGATGCATTCACAATAATGGCCGCTTTGAGCTTGGAAGCCGTAGGTGCTGCTGAACGCGGTAAGGGTGCGGAGCTGGCTAAGGAAGGGCAGATCGCGATTGACGGTGATTATCCAATCCAAACAATGGGTGGACTTAAGGCAAGAGGACACCCAGTTGGTGCAACAGGAGTTTATCAGACCGTTGAAGCAGCTTTACAGCTCAGAGGAGAAGCACCAAATCAAGTGCCCGATGCAGAGATTGCACTAACGCAGAACATCGGAGGAACAGGTTCAAACATAACCGTAACAATCCTTAGGAGGGTTTGAAAATGGGGAAGCCAATGCAGGTTTCAAGATTTTGGAGACACTTTAAAGAGAAGTACCGCTTAGTTGGGAGTAAGTGCAAAAAGTGCGGAAAGATTCACTTCCCCCCAAGACAAGTGTGTAATGAGTGTGGAAGCAAAGAGATGGAAGAGATACAGCTCAGTGGAAGAGGAAAGGTCATCAGCTGGACTATTGTGAGAAACCCTCCAAGCGGCTTTGAATATTACAAACCCTATCCACTAGCATTGATTGAGCTTGAAGAGGGCCCAATAATTTTGGCCCAGCTCACAGATGTTGACCCAGAAGAAATTACCTTCGGAATGGAGGTTGAGATGGTCACGAGGAAGATAAGAGAATTCAACGAAGACGGAATAATCATCTATGGATACAAGTTCAGACCGCCGATTAAATGATCAGCAAGGAATAGCTTGTCTCTTATTCTCTTTTTCTGATTTTTCAGCTTCTTTTTCTACATCCTTAACCATCCTAACCCAAATTCCACTTTGCTCAGCAACTCTGAAGCCATACTTCTCATAGAACTTAATCGCCTTCTTATTCTTCTCCCCAACCCAGAGCTCTATTTTATCGTTG is from Thermococcus paralvinellae and encodes:
- a CDS encoding fibrillarin-like rRNA/tRNA 2'-O-methyltransferase — protein: MKIKKHKFPGVYIFIDEDGSEKIATKNLVPGQKVYGERIVKWEGEEYRIWNPRRSKLGAAIMNGLKNFPIKPGKSVLYLGIASGTTASHVSDIIGWEGKIFGIEFSPRVLRELVPIVEERRNIVPILGDATKPEEYRALVTKVDVIFEDVAQPTQAKILIDNAKAYLKSGGYGMIAVKSRSIDVTKEPEEVFKMVEKELSEYFEIVERISLEPYEKDHALFVVRKP
- a CDS encoding hypothetical protein (functions along with aFIB and aL7a; guides 2'-O-methylation of ribose to specific sites in RNAs) encodes the protein MKAYISENVQGIYAFDESGNLIAKREYREKPEIALDKLLSGEITDDLIAFLEELKEKGYDEFVFEHPDLSRAVKELGFNADAEFPNLAGEILREKPEEFLGKEWFERYYSVGVALTRLRIQEQSGARDKMVIQAIEALDDIDKVINLLVSRLREWYSLHFPELDEILPKHPQYVAFVKNIGHRENATKENLEKLGFSEGKIEKILKAKEKTMGAWMDEKDIKIIQDFAKEIDDLYKLREEIEDYIDRAMDDVAPNLKGLVGAKLAARLISLAGGLKELAMMPSSTIQVLGAEKALFRHLRTGAKPPKHGVIYQYPAINKSPWWQRGKIARALAGKLAIAARVDYFSGEYIAEELKKELEARIKEIKEKYPNPPKRKEKSKKKKKEKFKKSKKFKGKEKGKKFKGGKEKGRRRR
- a CDS encoding OsmC family protein: MPTIKISVTGESVSPTRMIVKGKKTEYIVDKDDSSPLEYILAALAGCINIVGFMVAKDMDLNIEKIFIEIEGKLNTDKLMGKNVEDRAGYKEIKVKVKVQGNVEEGKLKEWMAKVEERCPIGDNIMNETPVCVEVEKA
- a CDS encoding TIGR00266 family protein, whose amino-acid sequence is MKYEIKHRPSFSLVEVELEKGEALQAESGAMVFMSPNIKMETKAKGGIFGALKRSLLAGESFFINIFRAEGGAGKIGLAPPYPGDIEVFEIDGTLYAQSGAFLASSAEINIDTKWGGAKTFFAREGLFLLKMSGRGVVFLSSYGAIQKVELNNEHFILDTGHLVAFSEGLDFKVRRVGGLKSTLLSGEGLVAEFYGTGTLYIQTRSLDSFLSWIIPYLPSKD
- a CDS encoding hydroxymethylglutaryl-CoA synthase → MRKLLKPVKDVGIVGYGAYIPMFRIKNAEIGRVWGVSGFPIEEKAVNNLDEDALTIGIEAARNALKRAKIDPKLIRAIWFGSESKPYAVKPSATVIAEAIGATPDLDAADFEFACKAGTEALQAAIGFVGSGMAEYAMAIGADTAQGRPGDHLEFTAAAGGAAYIVGEKSSETLAYFEGSYSYVTDTPDFWRRQHEHYPRHGNRFTGEPAYFHHVISAAKGLMEELGLTVNDFDYAVFHQPNVKFPLTAAKILGIPIEKVKPGLLSGVIGNTYSGATLVGVSAVLDIAKPGERILWVSFGSGAGSDAFSLVVQDAIEEKRDLAPKTWDYINRKKYIDYALYVKHRGKLIM
- a CDS encoding thiolase domain-containing protein — translated: MKKAVIIGVGMTPVGEHWKTSLRDLAVEALLNAMDDANIDKVDSLYVGNMISGPFVEQENLGALIADWAGLGHIPAVKIEAACASGGAAVQEGAKAVMSGLEDVVAVVGVEKMTDVWPSDATRYLAYASDAEWELFHGASFVALNALVMRYYMHTYGYTEEDLALFAVNAHINGAKNPYAMFKKPIKVETVLKSPYIADPLKLFDASPVCDGAAAVIITTPEKAKELGIPKEKWVEIAGMGRAIDTINLANRKDLLRLKAAEVAAERAYKMAAITPKDVDIFEVHDAFTIMAALSLEAVGAAERGKGAELAKEGQIAIDGDYPIQTMGGLKARGHPVGATGVYQTVEAALQLRGEAPNQVPDAEIALTQNIGGTGSNITVTILRRV
- a CDS encoding Zn-ribbon domain-containing OB-fold protein translates to MGKPMQVSRFWRHFKEKYRLVGSKCKKCGKIHFPPRQVCNECGSKEMEEIQLSGRGKVISWTIVRNPPSGFEYYKPYPLALIELEEGPIILAQLTDVDPEEITFGMEVEMVTRKIREFNEDGIIIYGYKFRPPIK